The window aatgtcactcatattattatgtgtgtGAATTCCGAATTcagtaaaaaaatcaataagaaAAGTTCGGGATTCGATCAACATTCATTATTGCTAGCAGCATAATAGGTATGCAGAATGATTAGCGAATCCGCCGCACCCGTATTAAGGAAACCATTGGATGGattaccattatgtgattaattgaAAGGGAATATAATGAATACAATACAGAAAGAGAGAGAAATAGATACATCCGAtgccaaaaatattaaattatttgtttttaattgtaGGATTCGAAGCGCAAAATCTGCAGCTATCACTACATAGTGATGATGATAACAGCggcaatttcaaaaccgtgatAATGCCAGCACACGATGCATGTGACCACCAGATCTGCCCCCTGGAGGATAATGTCAGGACCACGTATGACGTCGACTTTGTATTCCTTAAAAAAGTTTACGTGAGTATTTGATAACCATGAGGTATAAGACGCAGAGAGAGAGAAGGAGATCTGTAAATAATTGACGtttgcttttctttttttcaggGTAAATTCCCGATCCAAATGAAACTTTGGAATGGAAGCAACGAATCTGAAGCTTGTTGCTTTACATTTAGTGTTAAAACgttaaaatagaatttttaagttattggtttggaattaaaactaaataagtagGCACTTAATGGAACTTGTgttcacttttttttacaataaatttcatttttaattggtagttttgttttattaaatggAAGAGCATAACATCCAATTCTGGGTATATCATGCGGATATAAAATTTTTTTCAACACATTCTGTAGaagtataattaattagtaaaacaaaaataaaataatgtttaatttttgtgacccaatttaatatttatttttttgtggcTCGGTTCCTACATCGGCGAATCGCCTCCTCGTTGCGTTGTTTTTTGGCCGCATATTATTCAATTGATGCATTGAGTGGCTTGGTATATCGTCTCCCTCGCCGCGATGCTTTTTAACCACATCatgattgaattattatttttaagtgaaaaatgtggtgatagcctagtggttaagacgtctccCTCCTATTCGTGGAATCCGAGGTTCGATTCCGGATACGCACCTCTAAatcaaatattacttgctttaacggtgaaggaaaacattgcagAAACCTGCAGGccattctccataatgttctcaaagatgtgtgaagtctgttaatccgcacttggccagcgtggtagacctatggctaaacccttctcattttgaaacccgtgctcagtagtgggccggctatGAGTTAGTCATCAAGATGAAATGATAATCGAGAATCATGAGTCTATAGTTTAAACTTCATCACGAAGTCATCATTGATCGTAAATTAACCGATGACGGCGATCGTTAGATTTATATCAGACCACTATAACTTACTAGCTTTCTTTTCCTTTTGTGCGTTAGATTAATCTCACTTGCTTGTTTTTAGCgccataaaaattatttacagttGGTTTATAAAACCTGTGCTTAATATATAACTAAAATGTGCTTcggatatgtcaaagatgtccactgaatagctagggatttggatcagagatcggattaatGCGTTTAAACCAATATCCGAGTTCGCTCTGAGTTTTTTATACCCGTATTTTCATGGACGCCCAACTCCTGCTCTACAACGAAATATTGCAAAGAAAAtcttatctatatctataacCATATGTAGTACGAATTAAACTGAAAACAAAGCCCGAGAACGCACAGCAATCTCAGATACAAGTAAGTGAGGCCTTATCTAGAATCAGCAATTACATCCAATATGAAACACTTTCACACAGACCGACAGACCAATCATGCCTTATAGATACCGCAGTAAGCTCCCCTAACAGTATATCGTATCTACTTATACCTTTTTAGTCaaaattaattgatttaatATCGAATAGAAATTAGAGAACCAAAGTAGGTAACCGACATTGTAtaaaactgaagtggcaatgggcaagtTCAAAAACACACGATAGACGCTGGGGTAAACAAGTGGTAGGATGGCGACCTcccaccggaaagcgcagcttAGAAGACCACCCACTAGGTGGGTGGTGGTACTGgtactgtccgtccgtctgtctgtctgtcagcggattgTATCTCATAAATCGGAATAGGTAGAGCGTTTCACAGAGATGTGTATTTCATTTGAgaacaaaatacctacttacttaataaaattttttaaatggccgccatgccaagaaacacaaataatattatatcctgtACGATGGCATAGAACccttgtgcgagtccgatttaCTTGACAGGTTTTTTACCAGTTTCGCATAAACACCAGCATAAAGTAGACAGActttaatcacactatcacactaatcacatcacactaatcacactaatcacactaatacactaatacactaatcacactaatcacactatcacactaatcacactaattcacactaatcacactatcacactaatcacactatcacactaatcacactatcacactaatcacactaatcacactaatcacactaatcacactatcacactaattcacactaatcacactaatcacactaatcacactaatcacactaatcacactaatcacactatcacactaatcac of the Maniola jurtina chromosome 16, ilManJurt1.1, whole genome shotgun sequence genome contains:
- the LOC123873227 gene encoding MD-2-related lipid-recognition protein-like, producing MLKMAVRAVLLIALCFSVVNSEYVNRKFCRNVDPSKCSIHSVKLDPCADGPGFCLLRREKPYRLSFDFTPRFEAQNLQLSLHSDDDNSGNFKTVIMPAHDACDHQICPLEDNVRTTYDVDFVFLKKVYGKFPIQMKLWNGSNESEACCFTFSVKTLK